A region of Candidatus Dependentiae bacterium DNA encodes the following proteins:
- a CDS encoding SET domain-containing protein-lysine N-methyltransferase, giving the protein MIRLKKISICFGVFGLFFIFISKNQVNRAVPCKALDAQEPGLISEMLNDVEMGFDCSDDTIENQKDHKVYASERQKRDFFKSIGCQYINFMDIKCAPSELPDPKDSAHYKSDSKNILELSEKYRNDIQNKKLASMYISLISKKVGHGIFATMFIKSGDFIGTYAGEVCSGQALEDTEFAWDYGAMVPSGDRLILDGKYRGNELRFINHAKDPNTRAVYLIADGKLHVCYIAQKDIAAGQQLTVSYGDDYWTTRNVQPESFQD; this is encoded by the coding sequence ATGATTCGATTAAAAAAAATCAGTATTTGTTTTGGTGTTTTTGGGCTTTTTTTTATTTTTATTAGCAAAAATCAAGTTAACCGAGCTGTGCCTTGCAAAGCTTTGGATGCTCAAGAGCCTGGGCTTATCAGTGAAATGTTAAATGATGTTGAAATGGGTTTTGATTGCAGTGATGATACAATTGAAAATCAAAAGGACCATAAAGTGTACGCAAGTGAAAGACAAAAGCGTGATTTCTTTAAATCAATTGGCTGTCAGTATATTAATTTTATGGATATAAAGTGTGCACCGTCTGAGCTACCTGATCCAAAAGATTCTGCGCATTATAAATCTGATAGCAAAAACATTTTAGAGCTATCTGAAAAATATCGAAATGACATACAAAATAAAAAGCTAGCTTCTATGTATATTTCGCTTATTTCAAAAAAAGTTGGGCATGGTATTTTTGCGACAATGTTTATAAAGTCAGGCGATTTTATTGGTACATATGCTGGCGAAGTGTGCTCAGGACAAGCGCTTGAAGATACTGAGTTTGCTTGGGATTATGGAGCAATGGTACCGAGCGGGGATCGGTTAATCCTTGACGGGAAATACCGCGGTAATGAGCTACGATTTATAAATCATGCAAAAGATCCAAACACAAGGGCGGTTTATTTGATTGCTGATGGCAAGTTGCATGTGTGTTACATAGCGCAAAAAGATATTGCTGCAGGTCAGCAGCTTACGGTAAGCTATGGAGATGATTATTGGACAACGCGTAATGTGCAGCCAGAAAGTTTTCAGGACTAG
- a CDS encoding HIT domain-containing protein, giving the protein MDKLYAPWRDRYVHSQISGKESGDCVFCELFTKDESDEQRFVLFKSSDLVIVLNLYPYNGGHILVLPKNHESEFDLLPESVLAHLMSAAAKSMKIVKDQLGCQGINFGANLGRAAGAGIPEHLHMHIVPRYAGDTGFFTTIGDSKQISVDLEKIYKKLKPHFEKSFNG; this is encoded by the coding sequence ATGGATAAATTATATGCTCCTTGGCGTGACCGATATGTTCACTCTCAGATTAGTGGAAAAGAATCTGGAGATTGCGTTTTTTGTGAGTTGTTTACAAAAGATGAATCAGATGAGCAGCGATTTGTTTTATTTAAAAGCAGCGACCTGGTTATTGTCTTAAATCTCTATCCTTATAATGGTGGACACATTCTTGTTCTGCCTAAAAATCATGAGTCAGAGTTTGATTTATTGCCAGAATCAGTACTTGCTCATCTTATGAGTGCTGCGGCAAAAAGTATGAAAATAGTTAAAGATCAGCTGGGCTGTCAAGGGATAAATTTTGGAGCTAATCTTGGTCGAGCCGCTGGCGCAGGAATTCCTGAACATCTTCATATGCATATAGTTCCAAGGTACGCAGGAGACACTGGTTTTTTTACAACCATTGGCGATAGCAAACAAATTTCAGTTGATTTAGAAAAAATATATAAAAAATTAAAGCCTCATTTTGAGAAAAGTTTTAACGGGTAA
- a CDS encoding glycosyltransferase, giving the protein MTKNKIGAFIFRFFTTILLSSSFIVPAQKICILIPAYNEQDRIGKTLCAYADYFKNKPEKVKFLVVANGCNKDDKTVQISQALKKTYKNIDVINLENGGKGYALKNGFLWALKKKFDLIGFVDADMATLPEHFYDLIEACNQGYDGANASRYAKGAKIYPERPLIRLIGGKLYNWVLRKRFGFTCKDTQCGAKIFTRDTIAKVAPQMEETGWSWELEFFYLCQLEGKKIKEVPTVWSDQPGSHLEISTKIIKEFTSAPGRIKQRHAAKRKALHNALKKEKRLSKINKKSRSF; this is encoded by the coding sequence ATGACAAAAAACAAAATCGGCGCCTTTATATTTAGATTTTTTACAACAATCCTTTTAAGCTCATCTTTTATAGTACCAGCACAAAAAATTTGTATTTTAATTCCAGCCTACAATGAGCAAGACCGCATTGGAAAAACGCTGTGCGCATACGCAGATTATTTTAAAAACAAGCCTGAAAAAGTTAAATTTCTTGTCGTCGCAAATGGTTGCAACAAGGATGATAAAACCGTTCAAATTTCTCAAGCCTTAAAAAAAACCTATAAAAATATCGACGTGATAAATCTTGAAAACGGCGGCAAGGGCTACGCTTTAAAAAATGGATTTTTATGGGCACTTAAGAAAAAATTCGACTTAATTGGATTTGTAGATGCTGACATGGCAACACTTCCAGAGCATTTTTATGACCTTATCGAAGCTTGTAATCAAGGTTACGATGGCGCAAATGCAAGCCGTTATGCAAAGGGTGCAAAAATTTATCCTGAAAGACCGCTCATTAGGCTAATCGGAGGGAAACTTTACAACTGGGTCCTTCGCAAACGATTTGGATTTACCTGCAAAGATACACAATGCGGAGCTAAAATTTTTACACGCGATACCATTGCAAAAGTTGCTCCACAAATGGAAGAAACTGGCTGGTCATGGGAACTTGAATTTTTTTACCTATGCCAACTTGAAGGCAAAAAAATAAAAGAAGTGCCAACCGTTTGGAGTGATCAACCCGGAAGCCACTTAGAAATTTCTACCAAAATAATTAAAGAGTTTACTTCTGCGCCTGGCCGCATCAAACAACGTCACGCGGCAAAAAGAAAAGCTCTGCACAATGCTCTAAAAAAAGAAAAACGCCTTTCAAAAATTAACAAAAAAAGCCGGTCATTTTAA
- the alaS gene encoding alanine--tRNA ligase — MKSLELRKKFFDFFVRHGHEKVVSSSLIPTEDPTLLFANAGMNQFKDVFLGNEKRSYKKAVSIQKCVRAGGKHNDLENVGFTQRHLTFFEMMGNFSFGDYFKKEAIAYAWDFLTKEVGLNPAELYVTVHHSDQESYDIWHEIMHIPKDRIFKLGESNFWQMGDVGPCGPCTEIFVDRGSKVGCGGKDCSPDCGCDRFLEVWNNVFMQFSRQADGTDILLKQTGVDTGMGLERLALVVQKKESVFETDAFESIFNKIESLTGHNYQNSSEEIRASFNVLGDHIRSSTFLISDGCAPSNDGRGYVLRKIIRRAALFAQKLTDENIFPELSLVLVDDMKSVYPELESNKERIASVLKLEIERFSDNLVRGKRILQDYMHENNSTKLITGDYSFMLYDTYGFPLEVTKLIALEAEFVVDEQGFEKSMEAQRQRSGKKMKDSSAGKIVLDESVKTEFTGYQKLHEDSEIVAILVDDVLAESVEVGATCWIAAKKSPFYVACGGQINDVGIVEFGNKHTSLLDLKKINDAIFIKIIAPEKIMIGDLVTMTVDKQIRFDTMKNHTATHLLQAALQNIFGNGVKQAGSIVTPDYLRFDFTYHKSLSQDEIKTVEELINQKIWDNISVVVDQTTYKDAIARGVTAFFGDKYNMDNVRAIIIDKFSAELCGGTHVKATGDIGMFKITEEISLAAGQRRIVAITGRKALAEFQQDFSLMKKLCLDLKTKPEKIIDSVTDLGSEVRDLQKEIKVFKSAGLKSQISSWANSVEMINNIPFLYLDLNGYSLDDFRDISLQLQKQKPGFYFLIQADGLKTIFLTTLDKSLVSRVSMQEFKTWLQENCNLSGGGNQSMVQGGGAAINGLKCLEGIKAWLAQRP, encoded by the coding sequence ATGAAATCGCTAGAGTTGCGCAAAAAGTTTTTTGATTTCTTCGTTCGTCATGGACATGAAAAAGTTGTAAGTTCTTCTTTAATTCCAACAGAGGATCCAACTCTTCTGTTTGCAAATGCTGGAATGAATCAGTTCAAAGATGTTTTTTTGGGCAATGAAAAGCGAAGCTATAAAAAAGCAGTTTCTATTCAAAAATGTGTTCGCGCTGGTGGCAAGCACAATGATCTTGAAAATGTTGGGTTTACGCAACGACATTTAACATTTTTTGAGATGATGGGAAATTTTTCCTTTGGCGATTATTTTAAAAAAGAAGCAATCGCTTATGCTTGGGACTTTTTAACTAAAGAGGTTGGCTTAAATCCAGCAGAGCTTTACGTAACGGTTCATCATAGCGATCAAGAGTCGTATGATATTTGGCATGAAATCATGCATATTCCAAAAGATAGAATTTTCAAACTAGGTGAAAGCAATTTTTGGCAAATGGGTGACGTTGGTCCTTGTGGTCCGTGCACAGAAATATTTGTTGATCGTGGGTCAAAAGTTGGCTGTGGAGGCAAAGATTGTAGCCCTGATTGCGGCTGCGATAGATTTTTAGAAGTCTGGAACAATGTGTTCATGCAGTTTAGTCGTCAAGCTGATGGCACAGATATTTTGCTCAAGCAAACAGGTGTTGATACGGGCATGGGGCTAGAAAGACTTGCACTAGTTGTTCAAAAAAAAGAATCAGTGTTTGAGACCGATGCGTTTGAATCAATTTTTAATAAAATAGAATCTCTTACTGGTCATAATTATCAAAATAGCAGCGAAGAAATTCGTGCATCATTTAATGTTTTAGGCGATCACATAAGGTCTTCTACGTTTTTAATTTCAGATGGTTGTGCGCCAAGTAATGATGGGCGTGGCTATGTTTTAAGAAAAATTATTCGAAGAGCTGCTCTTTTTGCTCAAAAATTAACAGATGAAAATATTTTCCCTGAACTTTCTTTGGTTTTGGTCGATGACATGAAAAGTGTTTATCCAGAACTTGAGTCAAACAAAGAGCGAATAGCTTCTGTGCTGAAGCTTGAAATTGAAAGATTTTCAGACAATTTAGTTCGTGGAAAAAGAATCTTACAAGATTATATGCATGAAAATAATTCTACCAAGTTAATAACTGGCGATTATTCTTTTATGCTTTATGACACTTATGGATTTCCATTAGAGGTAACAAAGCTTATTGCGCTTGAGGCGGAATTTGTGGTTGACGAGCAAGGCTTTGAAAAAAGCATGGAAGCTCAAAGGCAGCGTTCTGGTAAAAAAATGAAAGATTCGAGCGCTGGAAAAATCGTTTTAGATGAGTCGGTAAAAACAGAATTTACTGGTTATCAAAAATTGCATGAGGATTCTGAAATTGTTGCAATTTTAGTTGATGATGTTTTGGCTGAAAGCGTTGAAGTTGGAGCAACTTGCTGGATTGCAGCAAAAAAATCACCTTTTTATGTTGCGTGTGGTGGCCAGATTAATGACGTGGGTATTGTAGAATTTGGAAACAAGCACACATCGCTTTTAGATTTGAAAAAAATTAATGATGCTATTTTTATAAAAATTATAGCACCGGAAAAAATCATGATTGGTGATCTTGTCACCATGACCGTTGACAAGCAAATTCGCTTTGACACTATGAAAAATCACACAGCAACTCATTTGCTTCAAGCAGCATTGCAAAACATTTTTGGAAATGGTGTTAAGCAGGCTGGTTCGATTGTGACGCCAGACTATTTAAGATTTGATTTTACATATCACAAATCTTTATCACAAGATGAAATTAAAACCGTTGAAGAACTAATAAATCAAAAAATTTGGGATAATATTTCTGTGGTTGTAGATCAAACTACCTACAAAGATGCTATAGCTCGTGGCGTAACAGCCTTTTTTGGTGACAAGTACAACATGGACAATGTTCGAGCAATTATTATAGATAAATTTTCAGCAGAGCTTTGCGGCGGAACACACGTGAAGGCAACTGGCGATATTGGAATGTTTAAAATTACAGAAGAAATTTCACTTGCAGCAGGACAAAGACGAATTGTTGCAATCACTGGACGAAAAGCTTTAGCGGAGTTTCAGCAAGATTTTTCATTGATGAAAAAATTATGTCTTGATTTAAAAACAAAGCCAGAAAAAATAATTGATTCTGTTACAGATCTTGGAAGCGAAGTAAGAGACTTGCAAAAAGAAATTAAAGTTTTTAAATCTGCTGGCTTAAAAAGTCAGATTTCTAGCTGGGCTAACTCTGTAGAAATGATTAATAATATTCCATTTCTTTATTTAGATCTTAACGGCTACAGCCTAGATGATTTTCGAGACATTTCTTTGCAACTGCAAAAGCAAAAACCAGGATTTTATTTTTTAATTCAAGCGGATGGATTAAAAACAATATTTTTGACCACGCTAGATAAATCATTGGTTTCAAGAGTTTCTATGCAGGAATTTAAAACTTGGCTGCAAGAAAATTGCAATCTTTCTGGTGGCGGAAATCAATCGATGGTTCAAGGCGGTGGAGCAGCTATTAACGGTTTAAAATGCCTTGAAGGCATTAAAGCTTGGCTTGCTCAAAGACCTTAA
- a CDS encoding serine hydroxymethyltransferase, with amino-acid sequence MKKQDILFELLDLESKRQQHGINLIASENYASKEVMSMTGSVLTNKYVEGNVGARYYSGCAFVDDIEKETIERFKELFCAEHANVQPHSGSQANFAVYFAVLKPGDTILSMKLSAGGHLTHGHSVNLSGSLYNIISYGVDEKTGLIDYDQVLDLAKKHNPKLIIAGASSYSRIIDFERFSKIAKEVGAYFLADIAHIAGLIAAGIHPSPFPCADFVTMTTHKTFRGPRGAVILCKKEFASMIDRAVMPGIQGGAFMHVIAAKGVACKQAQSSEFVQYQKQVVKNAQIMAQSFVKLGYQVISGGTDTHLFLIDVRPFDLTGKQVEQILEKAEIFVNRNAIPLDTNSPLLAGGIRIGTAAVTTRGATAKDCEQIVDLIHTVLQGFISKKSAGEYDKKVREITEKWV; translated from the coding sequence ATGAAAAAACAAGATATTTTATTTGAGCTATTGGACCTAGAGAGCAAACGTCAACAACATGGAATAAATCTGATTGCTTCTGAAAATTATGCCTCTAAGGAAGTAATGAGCATGACCGGTTCTGTTTTGACAAATAAATATGTTGAAGGAAATGTGGGAGCTCGTTATTACAGCGGCTGTGCATTTGTAGATGATATTGAGAAAGAGACAATTGAGCGCTTTAAAGAGTTGTTTTGTGCTGAGCATGCAAACGTTCAGCCTCATTCTGGATCACAAGCTAACTTTGCAGTTTATTTTGCGGTTCTCAAGCCGGGAGATACTATTTTAAGTATGAAGCTTTCTGCTGGTGGGCATTTAACCCATGGCCATAGCGTTAATTTATCAGGATCGCTGTATAATATTATTTCATATGGTGTTGATGAAAAAACCGGGCTGATTGATTATGATCAAGTTCTTGATTTGGCAAAAAAACATAACCCAAAATTAATTATTGCAGGCGCTTCGTCCTATTCTCGAATTATCGATTTTGAGAGATTTTCAAAAATTGCAAAAGAGGTTGGTGCCTACTTCTTAGCTGATATTGCACACATTGCAGGCCTTATTGCGGCAGGAATTCACCCATCTCCCTTTCCATGTGCTGATTTTGTTACGATGACAACTCATAAAACGTTTCGTGGTCCACGCGGTGCAGTAATTTTATGCAAAAAAGAGTTTGCAAGCATGATTGATCGAGCTGTTATGCCAGGAATTCAGGGTGGCGCATTTATGCATGTTATTGCTGCAAAGGGTGTTGCGTGTAAGCAAGCGCAATCGTCAGAATTTGTACAGTATCAAAAGCAGGTTGTAAAAAATGCACAAATTATGGCTCAGTCGTTTGTGAAATTGGGATACCAAGTTATTTCTGGCGGAACAGATACTCATTTGTTTTTAATTGACGTTAGGCCATTTGATCTGACTGGAAAACAAGTAGAACAGATTTTAGAAAAAGCTGAAATTTTTGTAAATCGAAACGCTATTCCCTTGGATACAAATTCACCGCTTCTTGCTGGCGGTATTCGAATTGGTACTGCTGCAGTTACCACTCGTGGGGCAACCGCAAAAGACTGCGAGCAGATAGTTGATTTAATTCATACGGTCTTACAAGGGTTTATTAGTAAAAAAAGTGCTGGTGAGTACGATAAAAAAGTGCGAGAAATTACTGAAAAATGGGTCTAA